From Polynucleobacter difficilis, a single genomic window includes:
- the ffh gene encoding signal recognition particle protein, which produces MLENLTDRLSRVVKTMRGEARLTEKNTADMLREIRLALLEADVALPVVKSLLEQVKFKALGEDVVGSLSPGQALVGVVQRELTSVMAGDGSQSSELNLATQPPAVILMAGLQGAGKTTSVGKLAKWLRETKKKKVLTVSCDVYRPAAIEQLETVSQLVGVECFPSNTNQKPVDIATNALDWARRHYFDVLIVDTAGRLGIDEALMQEIAQLHMAVKPIETLFVVDAMLGQDAVNTAKAFHEALPLSGVVLTKLDGDSRGGAALSVRHVTGVPLKFIGVAEKMDGLEPFDAERMANRILGMGDILALVEQAHQNIDVAKAEKLAVKMQKGGFDLADFRDQITQMQQMGGMANMLDKLPSHMTQNAGKVNMSQADLQIKRMRGIIDSMTAQERSKPELLKASRKRRIAAGAGVQVQEVNRMLAQFEQMQTMMKQFKGGKMARMMGSMAARGAAKGLGGLFKK; this is translated from the coding sequence ATGCTAGAGAACCTCACAGACCGTCTTTCTCGTGTTGTTAAAACAATGCGCGGTGAGGCTCGCCTCACTGAAAAGAACACCGCAGACATGCTGCGCGAGATCCGTTTGGCCTTACTCGAAGCCGACGTCGCACTCCCCGTAGTCAAGTCCCTGCTCGAACAGGTTAAATTCAAAGCCCTTGGTGAGGATGTGGTTGGTAGCCTCAGTCCAGGGCAAGCCTTAGTTGGGGTGGTCCAGCGGGAATTAACCAGCGTCATGGCTGGCGACGGCAGTCAAAGCAGTGAACTCAACCTCGCCACCCAACCTCCTGCCGTTATTTTGATGGCCGGCTTACAAGGCGCAGGTAAAACCACCTCGGTCGGCAAGCTCGCCAAATGGTTGCGCGAAACCAAAAAGAAAAAGGTTTTAACAGTCTCCTGCGACGTCTATCGCCCTGCCGCGATTGAGCAATTGGAAACCGTCAGTCAATTGGTGGGTGTCGAGTGCTTCCCGAGCAATACCAATCAAAAGCCAGTGGACATTGCCACCAATGCATTGGACTGGGCACGCCGTCACTACTTTGATGTGCTCATTGTCGATACCGCAGGTCGCTTGGGTATTGATGAAGCCTTGATGCAGGAAATCGCGCAACTACATATGGCAGTCAAACCGATCGAGACTCTCTTTGTGGTCGATGCGATGTTAGGTCAAGATGCCGTGAACACGGCCAAGGCATTCCATGAGGCGCTGCCCTTGAGCGGTGTAGTACTTACCAAACTCGATGGTGACTCCCGTGGTGGTGCCGCCCTATCGGTACGCCACGTCACTGGGGTACCGCTCAAGTTCATCGGCGTGGCCGAAAAGATGGATGGCCTTGAGCCGTTTGATGCCGAACGCATGGCTAATCGCATTTTGGGCATGGGCGATATTCTGGCGTTGGTTGAACAAGCGCATCAAAACATCGACGTTGCCAAAGCCGAGAAGCTGGCAGTGAAGATGCAAAAGGGTGGTTTTGATCTAGCCGACTTTCGGGATCAAATTACCCAGATGCAACAAATGGGCGGCATGGCCAATATGCTGGATAAATTACCTAGCCACATGACGCAAAATGCGGGCAAGGTCAATATGAGTCAAGCCGATCTGCAAATCAAACGCATGCGCGGCATCATCGATAGCATGACCGCGCAAGAGCGCAGCAAGCCTGAGCTACTTAAAGCAAGTCGTAAGCGCCGCATTGCTGCGGGCGCCGGTGTTCAAGTGCAAGAAGTCAATCGTATGCTCGCGCAGTTTGAGCAAATGCAAACCATGATGAAGCAATTTAAGGGCGGCAAGATGGCCCGCATGATGGGCTCGATGGCAGCGCGTGGTGCGGCTAAAGGACTTGGCGGCCTATTTAAAAAATAA
- a CDS encoding cytochrome C assembly family protein translates to MTILGYSSFDWLPSALYLLLLITLSVRPRNRPETEPFIFLVQGLIFLILLVHGAVLHDSIFTPEGFVFGFAQNLSLIAWVGLAFYWVQSWMLPISSMRLMALALAMVCAILPDIFPGTLLSARTVSDAWFKGHFIVATSAVGLLSLAVMHAILMSIQDRALRRQFTYAQDSRIGHWLESLPPLMAMESLLFNFIYVGFALLSLTVFSGLFFSQALFGRPLVFDHKTIFALISWFLFAGLIVARWRVGLRGLVAIRWVLGAYVALILAYVGSRFVLEVILQRT, encoded by the coding sequence ATGACAATTTTAGGTTACTCCAGCTTTGACTGGCTTCCCTCCGCACTTTATCTGCTTTTGCTGATCACATTAAGCGTGCGGCCGCGTAATCGGCCCGAGACCGAGCCCTTCATTTTTTTGGTGCAGGGCCTCATTTTCCTCATTCTATTGGTGCATGGCGCGGTCTTGCATGACTCCATCTTTACCCCTGAGGGCTTTGTCTTTGGGTTTGCGCAAAATCTCTCCTTAATTGCCTGGGTTGGACTGGCCTTTTATTGGGTTCAGAGCTGGATGTTGCCGATTTCCAGCATGCGCTTAATGGCCCTTGCCTTGGCGATGGTGTGCGCCATCCTGCCGGATATTTTTCCAGGGACCTTGCTCTCGGCCAGAACCGTCTCGGATGCTTGGTTCAAAGGGCATTTCATTGTGGCCACCAGCGCTGTTGGTTTGTTAAGCCTCGCTGTCATGCATGCGATTTTAATGAGCATTCAAGACCGGGCATTGCGTCGTCAATTTACCTATGCCCAAGATAGCCGTATTGGCCATTGGCTCGAGTCCCTGCCACCCTTAATGGCAATGGAAAGTCTCCTCTTTAACTTCATCTATGTGGGCTTTGCATTACTGAGTCTGACCGTGTTTTCTGGGCTCTTTTTTTCGCAAGCGCTGTTTGGTAGGCCACTCGTCTTTGATCACAAAACTATCTTCGCCTTGATCTCCTGGTTCTTGTTTGCCGGACTCATTGTGGCGCGTTGGCGTGTGGGTTTGCGCGGCTTAGTAGCGATTCGCTGGGTTTTGGGCGCCTACGTTGCGCTCATTCTGGCTTATGTGGGAAGCCGCTTTGTGCTTGAAGTTATTTTGCAGCGAACCTAA
- the ampD gene encoding 1,6-anhydro-N-acetylmuramyl-L-alanine amidase AmpD produces the protein MLKWILLLVGIGLIYFWIKNKGRAAQVEKAKTKAQAPPPVIAESEEIRPCRHCGVHLPSSEGVIQEDRFYCSAAHRDAIDSKGWLGSAIWRASPNFDARPSEVATDLVVLHHISLPPGQFRTQNSTQYIVDFFRNQLDPQAHPYFADIADRRVSSHFLIARSGRIIQFVSTQNRAWHAGESQFEGRARCNDFSIGIELEGDGDTVFEEAQYQALQQLITQLQSQNPLFRFAGHSDIAPERKTDPGIQFDWARFQKDNRLPIDKLPFGLASR, from the coding sequence GTGCTGAAATGGATTCTGCTGCTGGTCGGTATTGGCCTCATTTACTTTTGGATCAAAAACAAGGGCCGCGCTGCGCAAGTAGAAAAAGCAAAAACAAAAGCCCAAGCGCCACCACCAGTCATCGCCGAGTCAGAAGAAATCCGGCCTTGCCGCCATTGCGGGGTGCATTTGCCCAGCTCTGAAGGGGTAATCCAAGAAGACCGTTTTTACTGCTCTGCCGCGCACCGCGATGCGATTGATTCAAAGGGCTGGCTGGGATCGGCAATATGGCGGGCTTCCCCGAATTTTGATGCGCGACCCAGTGAGGTCGCGACGGATCTGGTGGTGTTGCATCACATTAGCTTGCCGCCAGGGCAATTTAGAACCCAGAACAGTACGCAATACATTGTTGATTTTTTTCGGAACCAACTGGATCCGCAGGCACACCCCTACTTTGCCGACATTGCGGACCGACGCGTCTCAAGCCACTTCCTGATTGCCCGCTCAGGGCGCATCATTCAATTTGTGTCGACGCAGAATCGGGCTTGGCATGCCGGCGAATCGCAGTTTGAAGGGCGCGCACGGTGCAATGATTTTTCGATTGGGATTGAGCTTGAAGGCGATGGGGATACTGTTTTTGAAGAAGCCCAGTACCAGGCCTTACAGCAGCTCATTACCCAGTTGCAATCCCAGAATCCGCTTTTCCGTTTTGCTGGCCACAGCGATATTGCGCCGGAACGAAAAACCGATCCCGGCATACAGTTTGATTGGGCGCGGTTTCAAAAAGACAACAGATTACCGATTGATAAATTGCCATTTGGCCTCGCTTCACGCTAG